Proteins encoded in a region of the Stieleria neptunia genome:
- a CDS encoding homoserine dehydrogenase — translation MEKTNIAIVGLGTVGSGVARLLLDHGDRTARHAGRTLWLRKAVARDLAKAAARIDLPEGVLTDSIDEVVNDPEITVVAQLIGGLEPARSIMLRLLESGKDIVTANKALLAEHGPELFDRARQLGRSIAFEASVAGGIPIIANISQCLSANQLQSLEGILNGTSNFIVSQMDEFGSNYEEVVKTAQELGYAEADPTMDVDGTDAAQKLAILAHLAFGATVDWNDIPKVGIDGLDPVDLRYARELGYRIKLLAVANLTDDGLELSVSPTLLKIGTPLAEVRNAFNAIRAIGDAVGPVFFHGLGAGQMPTASAVVADLIDTAVGRTKLTFQTLEYFSSDNPPRAILRDAETLRGRFYLRLHVANHPGTLAAIANVLAKHAISIASVIQHESETARGEMELVPLVIMTHQATEGAAKLATSEIEALPAVQGVVTRFRVKE, via the coding sequence ATGGAAAAGACAAACATTGCCATTGTTGGCCTGGGTACTGTTGGTAGCGGTGTTGCGCGTCTGTTGCTCGATCATGGAGACCGCACGGCGCGTCATGCCGGACGAACGTTGTGGTTGCGCAAAGCGGTCGCGAGAGACCTTGCCAAAGCCGCCGCACGGATCGATCTTCCCGAGGGCGTGTTGACGGATTCGATCGATGAAGTCGTCAATGACCCCGAAATCACCGTTGTGGCGCAATTGATCGGTGGGCTCGAACCGGCCCGATCGATCATGCTGCGGTTGCTGGAATCGGGGAAAGACATCGTCACGGCGAACAAAGCCCTGCTGGCCGAGCACGGTCCGGAATTGTTTGATCGGGCGCGACAATTGGGCCGCAGTATCGCCTTTGAAGCGTCCGTGGCCGGCGGAATCCCGATCATCGCCAACATCAGCCAATGCCTGTCGGCCAACCAGTTGCAATCGCTCGAAGGGATCCTGAACGGGACCAGCAACTTCATCGTCAGCCAGATGGACGAGTTCGGTTCCAACTACGAGGAAGTCGTCAAAACGGCGCAGGAACTCGGCTACGCCGAAGCGGATCCGACGATGGACGTCGACGGCACCGACGCGGCACAAAAGCTGGCGATTTTGGCGCACTTGGCGTTCGGCGCCACCGTCGACTGGAACGACATCCCCAAAGTCGGGATCGATGGGTTGGATCCGGTGGACCTGCGATACGCGCGGGAGCTCGGCTATCGCATCAAATTGTTGGCCGTCGCCAATTTGACCGACGACGGCTTGGAATTGTCGGTTTCGCCGACGCTGTTGAAGATCGGGACGCCGTTGGCCGAAGTGCGAAACGCGTTCAACGCGATCCGTGCGATCGGCGATGCCGTCGGCCCCGTCTTCTTTCACGGCCTGGGGGCCGGCCAGATGCCGACGGCGTCCGCCGTCGTGGCAGATTTGATCGACACCGCCGTCGGCCGAACCAAGTTGACTTTTCAAACGCTGGAATACTTCTCCAGCGACAACCCGCCCCGCGCCATCCTCCGCGACGCCGAAACGTTACGCGGACGCTTTTACCTGAGGTTGCATGTCGCCAATCACCCCGGCACGTTGGCGGCCATCGCCAACGTCTTGGCCAAGCATGCGATCTCAATCGCCTCGGTGATCCAGCACGAATCCGAAACGGCTCGCGGGGAGATGGAATTGGTGCCGCTGGTGATCATGACGCACCAGGCCACCGAGGGCGCGGCGAAGTTGGCGACCAGCGAAATCGAAGCGCTCCCCGCCGTCCAAGGCGTCGTCACACGATTCCGCGTGAAAGAATAG
- a CDS encoding sugar phosphate isomerase/epimerase family protein has product MKRRQFIASGAALTATLAQSSWLRALEADNKYRNEIGIQLYTLRNEIRADVAGTLKAVAEAGYKQVEPYGFPGADDMIREAKANGMAVHSSHINTDGILKPDQKGVQPFEQLLDKANDLGLTHLVVPYLGAEQRGSLDQYKEVAQRCNVAAEKAKRAGIQLAYHNHAFEFKPFEGGKCGYDVFVEEFSADMKFEIDVFWVAVGGLDAADLIRKLSGRVTQLHLKDLDRSVKPPQYEGIPKEAFKELGNGMIPMEPILAAAADAGVAHCHVEQDHSPHPVKSIQQSAAYLRSL; this is encoded by the coding sequence ATGAAACGACGTCAATTCATTGCCAGCGGTGCTGCGCTGACCGCCACGTTGGCCCAGTCCAGCTGGCTCCGCGCCCTGGAAGCGGACAACAAGTATCGCAACGAGATCGGAATCCAGCTCTACACGCTGCGAAACGAAATCCGCGCCGACGTCGCGGGCACGTTGAAGGCGGTTGCCGAGGCCGGGTACAAGCAAGTCGAACCGTACGGTTTTCCCGGTGCCGACGACATGATTCGCGAAGCCAAAGCCAATGGGATGGCGGTGCATTCGTCTCACATCAACACCGACGGAATCCTGAAACCCGACCAGAAAGGGGTTCAGCCGTTTGAGCAGCTGCTCGACAAAGCCAACGATCTGGGGCTGACCCACCTGGTGGTCCCTTACCTGGGTGCCGAACAACGCGGTTCGTTGGACCAGTACAAGGAGGTCGCACAGCGGTGCAATGTTGCGGCCGAGAAAGCGAAACGGGCGGGCATTCAATTGGCCTACCACAATCACGCCTTTGAGTTCAAACCGTTCGAAGGTGGCAAATGCGGTTATGACGTCTTCGTCGAAGAGTTCTCGGCGGACATGAAGTTTGAAATCGACGTCTTCTGGGTCGCCGTCGGTGGCCTGGATGCGGCGGATCTGATTCGCAAACTTTCCGGACGCGTGACGCAGTTGCACCTCAAGGACCTGGATCGGTCCGTCAAGCCGCCGCAGTACGAGGGGATCCCGAAGGAAGCGTTCAAGGAACTGGGCAACGGGATGATCCCGATGGAACCGATCCTGGCCGCCGCCGCGGATGCTGGCGTGGCACATTGCCATGTCGAGCAAGACCACTCGCCACACCCGGTCAAAAGTATCCAGCAGAGCGCGGCGTACCTGCGGTCGCTGTAG
- the dapA gene encoding 4-hydroxy-tetrahydrodipicolinate synthase, whose translation MTQRRGSDFAGLSVAIITPFADGGVDYDRLKQQIEFQLEAGTRCIVPVGTTGESPTLTHDEHERVIAETIQCVAGRAKVMAGTGSNSTAEALRLTKRAAKEGADATLQVAPYYNKPTQEGLYQHFKAVAEAVEIPVCVYNIPGRTGKEIDVSTIQRLAELPGITMVKEATGKLDQCSAIVGTTDLTVLSGDDSLTLPMMSVGAEGVVSVVGNLVPGDMIKLVHAASNGDYELARKMHHQLFALCSNMLGLATNPIPVKAAMRMVGRDTGELRLPMTPLDEAAEQQLQQTILAYGLASAAAV comes from the coding sequence ATGACCCAGCGTCGTGGATCTGATTTCGCCGGACTATCGGTCGCCATCATCACGCCCTTTGCCGACGGCGGTGTGGACTACGACCGGTTGAAACAGCAGATCGAATTCCAGCTCGAGGCGGGCACCCGTTGCATCGTTCCCGTGGGCACGACCGGCGAATCTCCGACGTTGACGCACGACGAGCACGAACGCGTGATCGCGGAGACCATCCAGTGTGTCGCCGGTCGTGCGAAAGTGATGGCCGGGACGGGCAGCAACAGCACCGCCGAAGCCCTTCGATTGACGAAGCGCGCCGCCAAGGAGGGAGCCGATGCGACGCTGCAGGTCGCCCCCTATTACAACAAGCCGACTCAAGAGGGCTTGTACCAACACTTCAAAGCGGTTGCCGAAGCGGTCGAGATCCCGGTCTGCGTCTACAACATTCCCGGCCGCACCGGAAAAGAAATCGACGTGTCGACGATCCAGCGACTGGCCGAATTGCCGGGCATCACGATGGTCAAGGAAGCGACGGGAAAACTGGATCAATGCTCGGCGATCGTCGGCACGACCGATCTGACCGTGCTGTCCGGCGACGATTCGCTGACGTTGCCGATGATGAGCGTCGGAGCCGAAGGCGTGGTGTCGGTCGTCGGCAACCTGGTTCCCGGCGACATGATCAAATTGGTCCATGCCGCCAGCAACGGTGATTACGAACTCGCTCGCAAGATGCACCACCAGCTGTTCGCCCTGTGCAGCAACATGCTGGGACTCGCCACCAATCCGATCCCGGTCAAAGCCGCGATGCGGATGGTCGGACGCGACACGGGCGAATTGCGTTTGCCGATGACGCCCCTGGACGAAGCAGCCGAGCAGCAGTTGCAACAAACGATTCTCGCCTATGGCCTCGCCAGCGCCGCAGCCGTTTGA
- a CDS encoding PilZ domain-containing protein has translation MLRLSGTAPNTDVENAIRDLLEEDAFYDRIENRSSHREHLVRPVAMLIRGSQEEIIAFSRKVSAAGIGLITSAEIPERSTAVLTIESLKGGPIKMLAQCRWCRPYGPNWKISGWQFINLHR, from the coding sequence ATGCTGCGTCTTTCCGGTACCGCACCGAACACGGACGTCGAGAACGCCATTCGGGATCTTCTCGAGGAAGACGCGTTTTACGATCGCATCGAAAACCGTTCGTCGCACCGCGAGCATTTGGTCCGGCCCGTGGCGATGCTGATCCGGGGATCTCAGGAAGAAATCATTGCATTCTCACGGAAAGTTTCGGCGGCCGGAATTGGCTTGATCACTTCGGCGGAAATTCCCGAGCGATCCACGGCGGTGCTGACGATTGAGTCGCTCAAGGGTGGGCCGATCAAGATGCTGGCGCAATGCCGCTGGTGCCGTCCGTATGGTCCCAACTGGAAGATTTCGGGTTGGCAATTCATCAACCTACATCGTTAG